A genomic segment from Nitrospira sp. encodes:
- a CDS encoding Mobile element protein, with protein MSHTPSPSTQRPYGVVRVCQEWGLSRSTCDQQCPRAKTPPATPSKRGPKTLSPDTVLTEYIRQVLVTSPFLGEGHRKVWARLRARGIRTSKPRVLRLRRQANLLAPSRVPRVVGPRGHDGTITTERPNQMWGTDATSTVTVEAGAVTVFVGVEHCTLEGSGIHAAKRATRFEALEPIRQGVRQQFGAVAAGIATGVQVRHDHGRQYMSDEFQTELRFLGITSSPAFVRAPEGNGGAERFIRTLKEQLLWVRTFQTVEELRQALLHWLRLYNEQWLVERQGFRSPAQVRRDLLATPEAA; from the coding sequence ATGAGCCACACCCCGTCGCCTTCCACGCAGCGTCCGTATGGTGTGGTCCGGGTCTGTCAGGAATGGGGCCTGAGCCGGTCAACGTGCGATCAGCAGTGCCCCCGTGCCAAGACGCCTCCAGCCACGCCCAGCAAGCGTGGCCCCAAGACCTTGTCCCCCGACACAGTCTTGACCGAGTATATCCGGCAGGTGCTGGTCACCTCACCGTTTCTCGGGGAAGGCCATCGCAAAGTCTGGGCGCGGCTACGGGCGCGAGGGATTCGCACCTCGAAACCCCGTGTGCTGCGGCTCAGGCGGCAAGCCAACCTCTTGGCCCCCAGCCGGGTGCCGCGCGTCGTGGGGCCGCGGGGCCACGATGGCACGATCACCACCGAGCGCCCGAATCAGATGTGGGGCACCGATGCCACCAGCACGGTGACGGTAGAGGCCGGGGCCGTCACGGTCTTCGTCGGGGTGGAGCATTGTACGCTCGAAGGGAGCGGCATCCATGCGGCGAAGCGGGCCACGCGGTTCGAGGCCTTGGAGCCGATTCGCCAAGGGGTGCGCCAGCAGTTCGGGGCCGTCGCTGCGGGCATCGCCACGGGCGTGCAGGTGCGGCATGATCATGGCCGTCAGTATATGAGCGACGAGTTCCAGACGGAACTTCGATTTCTGGGCATTACGTCGAGTCCGGCGTTTGTGCGCGCCCCAGAAGGCAACGGCGGGGCGGAGCGGTTTATTCGGACGCTCAAAGAGCAGCTCTTGTGGGTGCGCACGTTTCAGACCGTAGAGGAGCTCCGCCAGGCGCTCCTCCACTGGTTGCGTCTCTATAATGAGCAGTGGTTGGTCGAACGGCAGGGGTTCCGCTCACCGGCACAAGTCCGTCGAGACCTGCTCGCCACGCCGGAGGCCGCATGA
- a CDS encoding DNA recombination and repair protein RecO: MPLVKTAAIVLHSRKWGDADRIVTFYTMRFGKLRGVARGARRLKSRLGGMIEPFTLCRLDLFEKPGDSLYRISQVALDEPFVKFRSDLTLMAAAGRMVNLVSAVMAEGDAEPLVFEVLETGLRTLLGSRDAAWTTLLFQIRLLAVTGFRPQTEQCAACGRLHRSPFPQFSPTAGGIVCERCASHQPFRCTTLSRGSVAFLQQALQMQPALMSRLHAIGQVRAEVESAIESYVTVVAGRRLPPVDFLTSGSLA; the protein is encoded by the coding sequence ATGCCGTTGGTGAAAACCGCTGCCATCGTGCTGCATAGCAGAAAGTGGGGTGACGCCGACCGTATCGTCACGTTCTATACGATGCGCTTCGGAAAGTTGCGCGGGGTGGCCCGTGGGGCGCGTCGGTTGAAGAGCCGTTTGGGCGGCATGATCGAACCCTTTACCCTCTGCCGTTTGGACCTCTTCGAAAAGCCAGGCGACTCCCTCTATCGGATTTCACAAGTTGCGTTGGATGAGCCCTTTGTCAAGTTTCGCAGCGATCTGACCTTGATGGCCGCCGCGGGGCGTATGGTCAACCTTGTGAGCGCGGTGATGGCGGAGGGCGATGCCGAGCCGCTGGTGTTCGAGGTGTTGGAGACAGGGTTACGAACGTTATTGGGGAGTCGTGATGCGGCCTGGACGACGTTGCTGTTTCAGATTCGCTTGCTGGCTGTCACCGGTTTTCGGCCTCAAACCGAGCAATGCGCGGCTTGCGGCAGGCTCCATCGTAGCCCGTTCCCGCAGTTCTCACCGACCGCCGGAGGGATTGTGTGCGAACGTTGTGCGAGTCACCAACCGTTTCGTTGTACGACGTTGTCGCGCGGAAGCGTCGCGTTTCTCCAGCAAGCCTTGCAGATGCAGCCGGCACTCATGAGTCGCTTGCACGCGATCGGTCAAGTGCGGGCTGAAGTCGAATCGGCTATCGAAAGCTATGTCACAGTGGTGGCGGGGCGACGCCTCCCGCCGGTAGATTTTCTGACGAGCGGGAGCCTCGCATAG
- a CDS encoding polysaccharide export protein: MGPEDVLEITVWKNADLSKQVQVRPDGRISLPLIGDVSAVGRTAAQLTEEISARLKSYMENPTVSILVREVNSYQIYVLGEVNAPGKYPLKSKTTLLQAITIAHGFTQVAARNKIVVFRFGKDGEGLNKIKASYDDIVLRDGSDQNIELKPGDQIVVPSETMVVLPSR; the protein is encoded by the coding sequence ATGGGTCCAGAAGATGTTCTGGAAATTACGGTGTGGAAAAACGCAGACCTTTCCAAGCAAGTTCAGGTTCGGCCTGATGGAAGAATCTCTTTGCCGCTGATTGGTGATGTATCGGCAGTCGGACGGACTGCCGCGCAGTTAACCGAAGAAATTTCGGCACGGCTGAAATCCTATATGGAAAATCCAACAGTTTCGATTCTGGTTCGTGAGGTGAACAGCTATCAAATTTATGTTCTTGGCGAGGTAAATGCGCCGGGTAAATATCCACTCAAAAGCAAAACCACTTTACTGCAGGCAATTACGATTGCGCATGGTTTTACACAAGTGGCTGCACGCAATAAGATTGTAGTCTTTCGATTTGGGAAAGATGGTGAAGGATTAAATAAGATTAAGGCAAGTTATGACGATATTGTCCTAAGGGATGGCTCTGATCAAAACATAGAATTGAAACCAGGAGATCAAATTGTCGTGCCTTCTGAAACTATGGTGGTGTTGCCCTCGAGGTAA
- a CDS encoding Retron-type RNA-directed DNA polymerase, whose amino-acid sequence MEVSVKSGEDQTVKLQLQESDEQRTAGRWVIEGDLASYFETVHHRLLLKGVRKRIADQRFLALLWKLIKAGCVDRGLFCAASEGVPQGGVISSLLSNIMLHEFDDWMEANYLSKKVRKDRWAWNFGILKQRPIAVRENRQWKPAVSYCRYADDFVVVVKGTRAHAEAIREACRAFLEGTLKLTLNMEKTHITHVNDGVVFLGHRIIRKRGPRGHLRPVTTIPWEKYRGFTDKLVKELSGNYSVNRMDLMESLNRKLSGWANFYQYTDYTATVFSRVDRTVFWKLGHWLARKYRRGFPSLMREHVRAPEPGCARTWILKGQNSRGWHGEQVLRRLVTSRKGQFRWRTPEGNPYLIRDEQRTFLESRYADVAFALSNA is encoded by the coding sequence ATGGAAGTGTCTGTGAAATCGGGGGAAGATCAAACGGTCAAACTGCAGCTGCAGGAAAGTGATGAACAAAGAACGGCAGGTCGCTGGGTGATAGAGGGCGACCTAGCCAGCTACTTTGAGACCGTCCATCACCGCCTGCTGCTGAAAGGCGTCCGCAAACGTATCGCTGATCAGCGCTTCCTTGCCCTGCTGTGGAAGTTGATCAAAGCAGGCTGTGTTGATCGGGGTCTATTTTGCGCCGCGAGCGAAGGCGTTCCGCAAGGGGGAGTCATCTCTTCGCTGCTATCCAACATCATGTTGCATGAATTCGATGACTGGATGGAAGCGAACTACCTGAGCAAGAAGGTGCGCAAGGACCGATGGGCGTGGAACTTTGGAATTCTCAAACAGCGACCGATTGCGGTGCGAGAGAACCGGCAGTGGAAACCAGCCGTATCCTACTGCCGCTACGCGGATGATTTCGTCGTGGTCGTCAAAGGAACCCGCGCGCATGCTGAGGCGATACGCGAGGCGTGCCGGGCGTTTCTGGAAGGCACGCTCAAGCTCACGTTGAATATGGAAAAGACCCATATTACCCATGTGAACGACGGCGTTGTCTTCCTCGGTCACCGTATCATTCGCAAGCGGGGACCACGCGGTCATCTGCGACCGGTCACGACGATTCCATGGGAGAAGTACCGGGGCTTCACGGACAAGCTGGTCAAGGAACTGTCTGGCAATTACAGCGTGAACAGAATGGACCTGATGGAAAGCCTGAACCGGAAACTCTCGGGGTGGGCGAACTTCTATCAATACACTGACTATACGGCGACCGTCTTTAGCCGAGTGGATCGGACCGTCTTCTGGAAGCTCGGACATTGGCTTGCGCGTAAGTATCGGCGAGGATTCCCGAGCCTGATGCGCGAACACGTTCGGGCACCAGAACCGGGGTGCGCCAGAACTTGGATACTGAAGGGGCAGAATAGTCGTGGGTGGCATGGCGAACAGGTGCTTCGGCGCCTCGTCACGAGCCGCAAAGGTCAGTTCAGGTGGCGGACCCCGGAAGGGAACCCGTACCTGATTCGCGACGAGCAACGCACGTTTCTCGAATCGCGCTACGCTGACGTTGCCTTTGCTTTAAGCAACGCTTGA
- a CDS encoding Mobile element protein, with the protein MKRGFVYLCAILDWASRRVLAWRLSNTLTTDFCVEAVQEAITRYGTPEIFNTDQGCQFTSQEFTGLLNTHDIQISMDGAGRWRDNVFVERLWRSLKYEEVYLHAYDTVREAQQGVARYLTFYNQVRPHQALDGRTPEDVYDEHRPARHVAA; encoded by the coding sequence ATGAAACGCGGCTTCGTCTATCTGTGTGCGATTCTCGACTGGGCGAGTCGCCGGGTGTTAGCGTGGCGGCTCTCCAATACGTTGACCACGGACTTCTGTGTGGAGGCGGTGCAGGAAGCGATCACCCGCTATGGTACCCCGGAGATCTTCAACACCGATCAAGGGTGTCAGTTCACGAGCCAGGAGTTTACGGGGCTCTTGAACACCCATGACATTCAGATCAGCATGGATGGAGCTGGGCGATGGCGGGATAATGTGTTCGTGGAACGGTTGTGGCGGAGTCTCAAATATGAGGAGGTCTATCTCCACGCCTATGACACCGTCCGCGAGGCCCAGCAGGGGGTGGCACGGTATCTGACGTTCTACAATCAGGTCAGGCCACATCAGGCACTCGATGGGCGCACACCGGAGGACGTGTATGATGAGCATCGGCCCGCACGGCATGTCGCCGCGTAG
- a CDS encoding Glycogen synthase, ADP-glucose transglucosylase, with translation MTPTQNPRPLKMCLVSSEVVPYAKTGGLADVVGALAVEFAKMGHDVCVILPCYRQVLSGGYELANYVRLPVQTAHGMIEAGVQEVVQPSAQAAGSGRLRVFAVRHDPFFARPGLYQEAGLDYPDNLDRFVFFCRAVMELLVHFGEQDRWYADLLHLHDWQTALCAVYLRSLYQGRASLKAIRSVLTIHNLGYQGLFPAESFSLTGLPAHLFAPAALEFYGSVNLLKGGLVFADLLTTVSPTYSEEIQTAEYGFGLDGVLRQRNHVLHGIVNGIDADVWNPTKDVYVPAPYSHSDLSGKSQCKKALQQELGLRRQKVPLLGVIARLTDQKGIDLVIDIIPELMELNVQIAILGTGEASYEHQVHELADKYPGKIAFRNVFDEGLAHRIEAGADIFVMPSRYEPCGLSQLYSLRYGTVPVVRSTGGLADTVVNYTPCAFKESQATGFSFADTSAMSLLTCLLLALCVYRKKADWQRIVKAGMEQDLSWARSAAIYGQLFQDLVRAGPEDAMSATVSVR, from the coding sequence ATGACACCGACTCAGAATCCTCGCCCGCTCAAGATGTGCCTGGTGTCGTCGGAAGTCGTACCCTATGCCAAAACGGGTGGGCTCGCCGATGTCGTCGGTGCACTGGCTGTTGAATTCGCCAAGATGGGACACGATGTCTGCGTCATTCTTCCTTGTTATCGACAGGTCCTTTCAGGCGGCTATGAGCTGGCGAACTATGTTCGGTTGCCGGTTCAGACCGCTCATGGGATGATTGAGGCTGGTGTTCAGGAAGTCGTCCAGCCTTCCGCCCAGGCGGCGGGTTCTGGTCGCCTGCGAGTGTTCGCCGTGCGTCATGACCCATTCTTTGCTCGGCCCGGGCTGTATCAAGAGGCTGGGCTGGACTATCCCGACAATCTCGACCGGTTCGTATTTTTTTGCCGAGCCGTGATGGAATTATTGGTGCATTTCGGCGAGCAGGACCGGTGGTACGCCGATCTGCTTCATCTGCACGATTGGCAAACGGCCTTGTGCGCCGTGTATTTGCGGTCACTCTATCAAGGGCGAGCGTCGCTCAAAGCCATCAGAAGCGTCTTGACCATTCACAACCTCGGGTACCAGGGATTGTTTCCGGCGGAGAGTTTTTCCCTCACGGGATTGCCTGCACATTTGTTCGCGCCTGCTGCGCTCGAATTTTATGGCTCCGTCAATCTATTGAAGGGTGGTCTTGTCTTTGCCGATCTTTTAACCACTGTGAGTCCGACCTACAGTGAGGAGATCCAAACCGCCGAGTATGGGTTTGGTCTTGACGGCGTCTTGCGACAGCGCAACCACGTGCTTCACGGTATCGTGAATGGCATTGATGCGGATGTCTGGAATCCTACCAAGGATGTCTATGTGCCTGCTCCCTATTCTCATTCGGACCTGTCCGGTAAGTCTCAGTGCAAGAAAGCTCTCCAGCAGGAACTGGGGCTTCGACGACAGAAGGTTCCGCTGCTGGGGGTGATAGCCCGCCTGACCGATCAGAAGGGTATCGATCTCGTGATCGATATTATTCCGGAGCTGATGGAGCTGAATGTGCAGATAGCCATTCTGGGGACCGGAGAGGCGTCCTATGAGCACCAGGTACATGAGTTGGCGGACAAGTATCCTGGGAAAATCGCGTTCCGCAATGTGTTCGATGAAGGATTGGCACATCGTATCGAGGCCGGGGCGGATATTTTTGTCATGCCGTCTCGCTATGAGCCCTGTGGACTCAGTCAACTGTATAGCTTGCGTTATGGAACAGTTCCCGTCGTGAGAAGCACCGGAGGATTGGCCGATACCGTTGTCAACTATACACCCTGTGCCTTCAAGGAATCGCAGGCCACCGGTTTTAGCTTTGCCGATACCAGTGCGATGTCATTGCTGACCTGTCTACTTTTGGCGCTGTGCGTGTATCGAAAGAAGGCGGACTGGCAGCGCATCGTCAAGGCCGGGATGGAACAGGATCTTTCCTGGGCACGTTCCGCCGCGATATACGGACAATTATTCCAGGATTTGGTTCGTGCAGGACCCGAAGATGCGATGAGCGCGACCGTCTCTGTGAGATGA
- a CDS encoding Mobile element protein, whose protein sequence is MTTTIHTAVDGLGNPLRFILTPGQASDYTQAEPLLAGFPAQHVIADKGYDSPKIVEAVGRSGAQAVIPPRSCLKNPRDTDFAMYAERYRIECCFNKLKHYRAVATRSAKRARNFARLIYLAASMLWLK, encoded by the coding sequence TTGACCACCACAATCCACACCGCTGTTGATGGTCTTGGCAATCCGCTCCGCTTCATCTTGACGCCGGGGCAGGCCTCGGATTATACGCAGGCCGAGCCGTTACTGGCGGGATTTCCCGCGCAACACGTCATTGCCGACAAGGGCTACGACAGCCCAAAGATCGTCGAGGCCGTTGGACGTTCGGGGGCACAGGCCGTCATCCCGCCACGCTCCTGCCTCAAGAACCCTCGCGACACCGACTTCGCCATGTACGCCGAACGCTACCGTATCGAATGCTGCTTCAACAAGCTCAAGCACTACCGCGCCGTCGCGACCCGCTCCGCCAAGCGCGCTCGCAACTTCGCCCGTCTCATCTATCTTGCCGCTTCCATGCTCTGGTTGAAATGA
- a CDS encoding Transposase, whose translation MRYRAIQEHDRRYPIRLMCRALAVSPAGYYAWRGRPESRRAAANRTLLVTIRVLHQDSRQTYGSPSIWRALRKQGHRVGEHRVARLMRHDGLRAKTVKKWRATTHSSHRLPVAANTLDRQFTVSQPNRVWAGDITYVWTLEGWLYLAVLLDLYSRAVIGWAMGPRLTGDLTEQALRMALTTRLPEAGRLHHSDRGSQYAAGPYQQLLTTHGITASMSRKGNCWDNACVESFFGTLKRELVYHRHYATRAEAKQDIFEYIEVFYNRTRRHSTLGYHSPVEYESRTAVA comes from the coding sequence ATGAGATACCGCGCGATCCAGGAGCACGACCGTCGCTATCCGATCCGCCTGATGTGCCGAGCGCTGGCGGTCTCCCCCGCGGGGTATTACGCGTGGCGAGGACGTCCAGAAAGTCGGCGGGCGGCCGCCAATCGTACGCTGCTCGTCACAATTCGAGTGCTCCATCAGGACAGTCGTCAGACCTATGGCAGTCCGAGCATCTGGCGGGCTCTCCGCAAACAGGGCCACCGGGTTGGGGAGCATCGCGTGGCCCGGCTGATGCGCCACGATGGCCTCCGGGCCAAGACCGTGAAGAAATGGCGGGCCACGACGCACTCGTCGCACCGCTTGCCCGTGGCAGCGAACACGCTTGACCGCCAGTTCACGGTGTCGCAGCCCAACCGGGTCTGGGCAGGCGATATCACCTACGTCTGGACCCTGGAGGGGTGGCTGTATCTGGCCGTGCTGCTGGATCTGTACTCGCGTGCAGTCATCGGCTGGGCGATGGGCCCACGATTGACAGGAGATTTAACCGAACAGGCCCTCCGCATGGCGCTCACCACTCGGCTGCCCGAAGCTGGACGCCTGCATCACTCCGATCGCGGGAGTCAGTATGCCGCAGGGCCGTACCAGCAGCTGCTCACCACGCACGGTATCACGGCCAGCATGAGCCGCAAAGGCAATTGCTGGGACAACGCCTGCGTGGAGAGCTTCTTCGGGACACTGAAGCGCGAGCTCGTGTACCATCGGCACTATGCCACACGAGCCGAAGCCAAGCAGGACATCTTCGAATACATTGAGGTGTTCTACAATCGGACGCGTCGGCACTCGACCCTCGGCTATCACTCCCCGGTCGAGTATGAATCGAGGACGGCAGTCGCGTAA
- a CDS encoding Mobile element protein produces the protein MARRELRDDQWRPIKDLLPGKASDPGRTATDNRTCVDAVLWIARTGAPGRELPKQFGVWNSVFQRYNRWSRAGVWERMFRQLSGDPDVAYVMIDSTSVRAHQHSAGAKGGLKRRRPLVVRRAG, from the coding sequence ATGGCGAGACGCGAGTTACGGGATGATCAATGGAGGCCCATCAAGGACTTGTTGCCTGGCAAGGCGAGCGATCCGGGGCGGACGGCGACGGATAACCGAACATGTGTGGATGCCGTGCTATGGATCGCACGGACCGGTGCGCCCGGGCGTGAGTTGCCGAAGCAGTTCGGGGTATGGAACAGCGTATTCCAGCGGTATAACCGGTGGTCGAGGGCGGGCGTGTGGGAGCGGATGTTTCGCCAGCTGTCCGGTGATCCGGACGTTGCGTACGTGATGATCGACTCCACCAGCGTCCGTGCTCACCAGCATTCCGCTGGCGCAAAAGGGGGACTCAAGAGACGGAGGCCCTTGGTCGTTCGAAGGGCGGGTTGA
- a CDS encoding Mg/Co/Ni transporter MgtE, CBS domain-containing, translated as MRLVSIQRLLRRGAITNLAKMLARMHPADIANVIDHLSSLKEKREIFELVRGEVKRGQVLSELDGDSITLVLSDLLPSDAAWLLKDLGSDDIAHILSVIPTDRAKEILALMRTEDSTEIADLLKYPKGTAGGIMTTEFFALSEDATAQEAIRRLQQATDAEMVFYIYVTDKDDRLVGVLSLRQLLTVPPATPLKNIMTRDLISVAVDMDQEEVSRQVASYNLLAIPVVEKDGKLVGIITVDDVVDVIREEATEDMLKMAGAIEEEATSKSSSLTAARVRLPWLFTNLIGSLLSGMLLWVFRYTIQEVVAIVSFIPVIAAMGGNVGLQSSTLIIRGLATGHVELTDVWKIFFREAKIAFLMGIACSLMLTVVGWLWHQVFLGMVVGVSLITAFLVSTSMATVMPIVLKRMGVDPAVAAGPFVTTANDITGIAIYLTLATLFLEQIR; from the coding sequence ATGCGTCTGGTCTCCATCCAGCGGCTCCTGCGTCGTGGCGCCATCACCAATTTGGCCAAGATGCTGGCCCGCATGCATCCGGCGGATATCGCCAACGTCATCGACCACCTCTCCTCGTTGAAAGAAAAGCGTGAAATTTTCGAATTGGTGCGCGGAGAGGTCAAACGCGGGCAAGTGCTCAGCGAGCTGGACGGTGACAGCATTACGCTGGTGTTGTCGGACTTGTTGCCTTCCGATGCCGCCTGGTTGTTGAAAGATCTCGGCTCCGACGACATCGCCCATATCTTGAGTGTGATTCCGACCGATCGCGCGAAGGAGATCCTTGCACTGATGCGGACGGAGGATTCGACGGAAATTGCCGATCTGCTGAAGTACCCCAAGGGAACGGCAGGCGGCATCATGACCACCGAGTTTTTCGCGCTCTCCGAAGATGCCACGGCCCAAGAGGCCATCCGCCGCCTGCAGCAGGCGACGGACGCCGAAATGGTGTTCTACATCTATGTGACGGATAAGGACGATCGGCTCGTGGGGGTTTTGTCACTCCGCCAACTGTTGACGGTTCCCCCTGCCACTCCCCTCAAGAACATCATGACCCGTGACCTGATCAGCGTGGCCGTGGACATGGATCAGGAGGAAGTGTCGCGCCAGGTCGCCAGTTACAACCTGTTGGCCATTCCGGTGGTGGAGAAGGACGGGAAGTTGGTCGGCATCATCACGGTCGACGACGTGGTGGACGTCATTCGGGAAGAGGCGACCGAAGACATGCTGAAAATGGCAGGAGCCATCGAGGAGGAGGCGACGTCCAAGTCGTCGAGTTTGACCGCTGCTCGCGTGCGTCTGCCCTGGTTGTTTACGAATCTGATCGGAAGCCTGTTGTCCGGCATGCTCTTGTGGGTTTTCCGCTATACGATTCAGGAAGTAGTGGCCATCGTCAGTTTCATCCCGGTCATTGCGGCGATGGGGGGCAATGTCGGCCTACAGTCCTCTACGCTCATTATTCGCGGGCTCGCGACCGGTCACGTGGAGCTCACGGACGTCTGGAAAATTTTCTTCCGTGAAGCCAAGATCGCGTTCCTGATGGGCATTGCTTGTAGCTTGATGTTGACCGTCGTCGGGTGGTTGTGGCACCAGGTGTTTCTCGGCATGGTCGTGGGGGTGTCGCTCATTACGGCATTCCTCGTTTCGACCAGCATGGCTACGGTAATGCCGATCGTGTTGAAACGAATGGGCGTGGATCCGGCCGTGGCGGCCGGTCCCTTTGTGACGACGGCCAACGACATCACGGGCATTGCCATTTACCTCACGCTGGCGACGCTGTTCCTCGAACAGATTCGATAG
- a CDS encoding Transposase encodes MIDRTHTLPVARQCQLLKLARSTAYYQPRPVSDTALALMRRIDELHLQYPFAGARMLRDLLGQEGHAVGRRQVATLMRRMGITAIYRMPRTSQRHPAHRIYPYLLRQLTITRPNHVWAVDITYSMPSQRSPSVWG; translated from the coding sequence ATGATCGACCGGACTCACACGTTACCGGTGGCGCGACAATGCCAGCTGCTGAAGCTGGCCCGGTCGACGGCCTACTATCAGCCGAGGCCGGTCTCCGACACGGCGCTGGCCCTGATGCGCCGGATCGATGAGCTGCATCTGCAGTATCCGTTCGCCGGCGCGCGGATGCTGCGCGATCTGTTAGGGCAAGAGGGGCACGCTGTGGGGCGGCGGCAGGTGGCCACCCTGATGCGGCGGATGGGGATTACGGCGATCTATCGCATGCCGCGGACCAGCCAGCGGCATCCCGCCCATCGGATCTATCCCTATCTGCTGCGCCAGCTGACGATCACCCGGCCGAATCATGTGTGGGCCGTAGATATTACGTACAGTATGCCCAGCCAACGAAGCCCGTCTGTCTGGGGTTGA
- a CDS encoding Retron-type RNA-directed DNA polymerase — translation MQSKLAKWSTENKERKFDRLLRLIADRAWLAEAARITLASRGASTPGADGIDKARMKGTLHHDLSTMRAELLAGCYTPQPARRVYIPKANGKLRPLGIPSLRDRVVQRAMLMAMEPIWESDFHRASYGFRPARSVHHAIRT, via the coding sequence ATGCAAAGCAAGCTGGCGAAGTGGTCCACGGAGAACAAAGAACGCAAGTTCGATCGACTCCTGAGACTGATTGCTGATAGAGCTTGGCTGGCCGAAGCAGCGCGTATCACATTAGCCTCCCGTGGTGCGAGCACGCCGGGCGCCGATGGGATCGACAAGGCAAGGATGAAGGGCACCCTTCACCATGACTTGTCGACGATGCGTGCCGAGCTGTTAGCGGGCTGCTACACGCCGCAACCCGCACGGCGCGTGTACATACCGAAAGCGAACGGCAAGTTGAGGCCTCTAGGTATCCCAAGCCTGCGGGATCGAGTGGTTCAGAGGGCGATGCTGATGGCCATGGAGCCGATATGGGAAAGTGATTTCCATCGAGCGTCCTATGGTTTTAGGCCCGCCCGAAGTGTTCACCATGCGATACGAACGTGA
- a CDS encoding Mobile element protein: MGREATIAEHCAPQVGANIATTVSKKSGAVQTLENDFLEGALSKAGLLSAKR, encoded by the coding sequence GTGGGCCGAGAAGCGACGATCGCCGAACATTGCGCCCCACAGGTCGGGGCCAATATAGCTACAACCGTGTCCAAGAAATCGGGAGCGGTACAGACGCTCGAGAATGATTTTTTAGAAGGGGCGCTCAGCAAGGCGGGCTTGCTGAGCGCAAAGCGATGA
- a CDS encoding polysaccharide biosynthesis/export protein, producing MGNEQVDFNVTYIPPNEFLLGPEDIVVVNVWRNQELSREVIIRPDGKISMPLIGDVQAAGMTANVLAKRIADGLAEFMSNPTVSVQVKEVNSYYVYVLGEVSKPGKVPLKSYATVLQGISLAGGFTTFASRNKIHVLRVVPNGQGQPKQIQIPVPYEDIIQGKNSEGNFFLKAGDVIVVP from the coding sequence ATGGGCAATGAACAAGTGGATTTTAATGTTACCTATATCCCTCCGAATGAATTTTTGCTAGGACCAGAGGATATCGTGGTTGTAAATGTGTGGCGAAATCAAGAGTTATCGCGGGAAGTGATCATTCGCCCTGATGGGAAAATTTCAATGCCGTTGATTGGTGATGTGCAGGCTGCAGGAATGACGGCTAATGTCCTGGCTAAGAGAATTGCTGATGGGTTGGCAGAATTTATGTCGAACCCAACTGTGTCGGTGCAAGTCAAAGAGGTGAATAGTTACTATGTCTATGTGTTGGGGGAAGTTTCAAAGCCAGGGAAGGTACCACTAAAGTCCTACGCGACCGTTTTACAAGGTATTTCATTAGCTGGGGGTTTTACGACATTTGCTTCCCGGAACAAGATTCATGTGCTGCGGGTCGTCCCGAATGGTCAGGGTCAACCAAAGCAGATTCAGATTCCTGTTCCCTATGAAGATATTATTCAAGGCAAAAATTCGGAGGGAAATTTCTTCCTCAAGGCTGGTGATGTCATTGTTGTGCCGTGA